The stretch of DNA CCTCTTCCCTCATGGTTTGCTAGGTAGAATAAGGCACCTGTTCCATGCTCCTGGATCATTTTCATTGATTGTTTAAGTTGATACCCGCAATCACATCTTTTACTTCCAAAAATATCACCTGTATGACAAATAGAATGCATGCGAATAATGGCTTCCGCCGAGTACTCGAAGTCCCCATAAACTAGGACACTTGATTGCTGAAACTCAGCTAAATTGGAAGATGATAATTTATCAATAATCCTTTCAAAGTCCTCTGTAACCTCGTCACAATTCAACCAGCAGTACCACTTGAACTCCACTGTTTCTCCATATAAATTAACGGGAAGTTTTATAGGTCCGACTAAATAAATTGCACCTTTTTCCGTACGAATTAATTGGATTTTATCTTCTAATACTGACAGTACCTTGGTATCCAGACCTTGTTTCATTTATATATCCCCTTTTTTATTTAGTTTGCCGTATTCATTTTTATTTCATGCTAACGGTTTTGCTGGCAGTGATTTCATCTTTCATTACCTTAAGAAGGAGCAATCTACTGTGACTGCTCCCTAATAACTCTTATTTTATTATCAACCCTAATAATCGTGCAAATCCTATGGCTTGATCAGATGTAACTTCACAACCAGCAAGATCATTTATTGAAACGCTTAATTGGTCAAAAGTGCAACTGCTTAGATCAATCCCCTTTAGCGGAGTTCTTTCAAAATTGGCTTCATTTAAATCACATTCTTTAAATGCCACCTTGTTAAAATTGGCTTCATAATAGTCTGCATTGCGCAGGGAACATGAATCAAAAAGTACTTGCTTTAGTTTGGAATATCCAAATGACAGTAAATTTGCATTGCAGTTTTGGAATAAGACATTTCCAAGTGAAGCGTCTGAAAGATTAAGTCCTAGTATTTTTGACTCTTTAAATTCGACTCGATGAATACTTCCACCTCGAAAGTCTGAATTGGATAAATCACAATGATCGAATATAACATCTGTTAATTCTATTTTTCGAAAAGAAACATCGATAAAGGTCACATTTTTAAAAATAACTTGTTCGAAGCGTATTCTATGTATTTCTTCATTCGAAATGGTACAATCACTAATCCGACACATTTCATAAAAGGGATCTTCCGTTTCTTGAAATGTTACAGGGGGTAGGTCAGTTGGTATTTTCGGTTTTTGGAGTTTTACCTTCATTTGTACACCATCCTTTATAAGAAAAGACCTTTGTTTCATACAAAGGTCTACTTCAAGTCCTATTCACCTAAATCCACATTGTGGTAAATTCGCTGAACATCTTCAAGGTCTTCTAATACATCAATCATTTTTTCGAATTTTGCTTGAGCATCCTCTGGAAGTGTTACTTCATTCTGTGCAAGCATCGTTAGTTCGGCCACTGTAAATTCTGTAATTCCCACATTCTTAAATGCTTCTTGTACAGCGTGGAACTGTTCAGGCTCAGCATAAACGATAACGGATTCATCTTCTTCAATAATGTCACGTACGTCAACGTCAGCTTCCATTAAAATCTCAAGCACTTCATCAGCAGTTTTACCTTCAAGACCAATAACTGCTGTTGCATCGAACATATAGGCCACAGATCCGCTGACTCCCATGTTACCACCGTTTTTACCAAATGCAGCACGCACATCAGAAGCTGTACGGTTCACGTTATTTGTTAAGGCATCAACGATGACCATAGATCCGTTTGGTCCAAAGCCTTCATAACGAAGTTCAGAGTAACTTTCTTCTGATCCGCCTTTAGCTTTGTCGATCGCACGGTCAATAATGTGTCTTGGTACATTGTAAGTTTTAGCGCGTTCTAAAACGAATTTTAATGCCTGATTCGATTCAGGGTTCGGTTCACCCCTTCTCGCAGCTACATAAATTTCAACTCCAAATTTTGCATAAATACGACTAGTATTTGCATCCTTTGAGGCTTTCTTTTCTTTAATATTGTTCCATTTACGGCCCATACTGTCCACTCACTTTCAACTTTGGCTCTATAGAAAAATAGTAATAGAAATAGACTTATTCTTCAACCATTTTCTAAAATGATAGGTTCTACCAAGTAATATTATACCGAAATTGCTAAATTTGTCATCATTCCTTATGTATTTAAATAGCAAAAGTCAGGAGATTTGTCCTGACTTTTTCAAGATAGCTTTAATTTAGCAATAAATTTGATTTCATTTTGAAATTTTTCTAGAATTTCTTCAAATGATGAATTGATTAATAGCGGGAAAAGATTTTCAAGTGCTTCGGAATAATTTTGTCCTAATGCTTCTCGTAATAGAACATACTCATGAAAAAGCAATGCTTTCTCAAAATCAATACCTAGTTCATATAATCCACGGAACAAAGTCTCTTTTGGGATTTGTCTAATCTTTTTATATATTTTTTCATTTTTTTCGATAAACTTTTCTTCTAAATACCTGGTTACATAATCTCTGTAGACCATTTGCCCAATATCATTTGTTTCTTTTTTTGTATAATTAAAGCCAATCACACGGCCTTCCTTATTTTCACGGATAATAAAGGTTTGATTCCCTTTTAAATGTTGGATGAAATTCTTCACACTTTTGTCAAAAGTTTTGTTGAATTTGATGATTTGATGCAATTTGATTGCAAAATCAGTATTTTCTTCACCGACAACAAATAATCTGTCCACGATAGGCAAAAGCTTTAATACTCCCTCAGAAAGTTGACTCGAGGCATCATAGATAATAATATCGAATTCTTTCTTCATCTTTTTTACAATCCGTTTTTGTTCTGTTAGTGTTAATTTTGAAAAATCATGGATGACCTCTTCAGAAAGACCTTCTTTTTCTAACGTCCCATATGAAATAAATGCAGCTGATAGATCCGTATTCATTTTTAGCCAATGATAAATAGATAAAGATAATTCTGTCACACCAGATTTCGCCTTTGGCGAATAAAAGCCGACCAAGTACATGTTATTCACCTGCCTTTTATTACTATAGTATTGAAACAATGGTTCAAAGGTTAAAGACAAACCCTTGGATTGTCCCTTTTTTTAAAAAAAGGCTCTCTTTAAATAAAAAAGAATGACATCACATGTAATGTCATCCTAATGTTTCCTATTTAATTATTATCCTGATACTCTGGGACTGCTTTCAAATCCGCCTCTTTTATGAGATCCATCACAAAAGGGTTTCTTATTGGAAAGTCCGCATCTGCAAAGATAAACTTTCGCTTTTTTCGGATATTCATTGCCTTCTGAATCAAATAATTGAAAATCTCCACTTACCTCCAACGGGCCATTATCAGAAATTTTAATTTTATTATCCATACATCTTTACTCCCTTGTGTTTTTTATGAGCGAATAAAATTCTGCCCGAAGATCTGGTCGATTTTCATAGATTCCAAGAAGACTTGATGTTATGGTAACAGTGTTTGTCTTCTTGATGCCTCTGCTGCACATACACATATGTTTCGCTTCGACTACAACAATCGTACCTTCTGGTTCTAATACTTTTTCAATGGCTTGTGCAATCTGTGTTGTAAGTCGTTCCTGAACTTGAAATCTTTTGGCATAGCCTTCCACCAACCGCCCCATTTTGGAGAGACCGGTTATTTTCTCCTTTGGAATATAGCCAATATGTGCTACGCCAAAGAATGGAGAAAAATGATGTTCGCATAAGGAATAAAACTCGATATCTTTTATTAAAATGAGACCCTTATGGTGAATATCAAACGCTTTTTCTAAGTGAATGCTAGGGTCTTCATGATATCCTTCCGTGTATTCCAGGAATGCTTTAAGGACTCTAAAAGGAGTATCCAGTAAACCATCCCGCTCAGGGTCATCGCCGCAAAGTTTAATTAATTGTCCTACTGCCTCAGAAAACTGTGCAACAATGTTTCCATTTTCGGAGGCAGTTAGCTGATTAAACAAATGTGGATATTTTTCATATAGAATCTGTAACTGCTCACTCTTCATAATCACATCATCCCTTTAAAATTTATAGGACTACTCATCCTCAATTATGATTCGAGGAGTGTTTTCGCTAACGGGTTCATCTAAAAGAACCTGAAAAACACAGCAACCATCACCATTCTGAAGTCGTTTCTCTCTTTTCACAGAACATCCTAATAAATGAGTTAAAACTGAAACGCTTACACTGCAAAGTATAGGTCGCTGCAATGCAACATTATGGAATGGGCAGTTACGTTCAATGAGTGAATAAACATGATTTTTATTTTCTATTTCCATAAATGAATCATCTTTCTTATAGAAATCCTTTAAAACATTTAAACGTTCATTTGTACTTAATCCGATTAATTTTGGTTCCCACTGGCGAATTCTTTGTTCAATCATTGCGGAGAGGATATTTTTTAGTGCTTCTTCTCCCAGAGAATTAATTAATGTATCTAAAACTTCAATCGTTAGGTGATCATAATTTTTTTCGAAAAGATGTTCTCCGGCAGTTGTTAATCGATACTGTAGTACAGGTCGGCCAACACCATTGTTTTCTGAATAACGAGTTACCCATCCTTCTTTTTCTAATTGAAGAAGGTGCTGCCGTACTCCTTCACCACTTATCTCTAAGAAGGATGCCAGCTCGCTCATTGATGAGGATCCGTTATTTTTTATGAATTGTATGATTCTGCGGCGTGGTTCTGACATATGGTCAGCGTGGAAACTCATCCTTTTCCCTCCCTATACTCTCTTTTTAAAATATATTCAGGTATAGGTCGAATAGTTCAAGTTTTTCATTGGAAAACTTGGTTAATTAGATAAGAAACACAAAAAACCCTTTCGCTCTGAAAGGGCTCAGAAGTTAAGAATTTAATAATATGGGTAGCCGCTATAAGGATAATAGCCTGGATATGGTGCCGGTGTTGGATAAGGCGTTGCTACTGGATAAGGATATGCACCATAGCCCGGTGAACCTAATGCTCCTGCAGCCAAACCTCCTAGTAAACCTCCTACAAATGGTGCTCCACCAAATCCTCCATATCCATATCCATGTCCATAGTGACCATGATGGTGCCCGCCGTGATGCCCGCCGTGATGCCCGCCGTGGTGCCCG from Neobacillus sp. CF12 encodes:
- a CDS encoding CDGSH iron-sulfur domain-containing protein produces the protein MDNKIKISDNGPLEVSGDFQLFDSEGNEYPKKAKVYLCRCGLSNKKPFCDGSHKRGGFESSPRVSG
- the folE gene encoding GTP cyclohydrolase I FolE, with amino-acid sequence MKSEQLQILYEKYPHLFNQLTASENGNIVAQFSEAVGQLIKLCGDDPERDGLLDTPFRVLKAFLEYTEGYHEDPSIHLEKAFDIHHKGLILIKDIEFYSLCEHHFSPFFGVAHIGYIPKEKITGLSKMGRLVEGYAKRFQVQERLTTQIAQAIEKVLEPEGTIVVVEAKHMCMCSRGIKKTNTVTITSSLLGIYENRPDLRAEFYSLIKNTRE
- a CDS encoding winged helix-turn-helix transcriptional regulator codes for the protein MSFHADHMSEPRRRIIQFIKNNGSSSMSELASFLEISGEGVRQHLLQLEKEGWVTRYSENNGVGRPVLQYRLTTAGEHLFEKNYDHLTIEVLDTLINSLGEEALKNILSAMIEQRIRQWEPKLIGLSTNERLNVLKDFYKKDDSFMEIENKNHVYSLIERNCPFHNVALQRPILCSVSVSVLTHLLGCSVKREKRLQNGDGCCVFQVLLDEPVSENTPRIIIEDE
- a CDS encoding pentapeptide repeat-containing protein, which codes for MKVKLQKPKIPTDLPPVTFQETEDPFYEMCRISDCTISNEEIHRIRFEQVIFKNVTFIDVSFRKIELTDVIFDHCDLSNSDFRGGSIHRVEFKESKILGLNLSDASLGNVLFQNCNANLLSFGYSKLKQVLFDSCSLRNADYYEANFNKVAFKECDLNEANFERTPLKGIDLSSCTFDQLSVSINDLAGCEVTSDQAIGFARLLGLIIK
- a CDS encoding YebC/PmpR family DNA-binding transcriptional regulator yields the protein MGRKWNNIKEKKASKDANTSRIYAKFGVEIYVAARRGEPNPESNQALKFVLERAKTYNVPRHIIDRAIDKAKGGSEESYSELRYEGFGPNGSMVIVDALTNNVNRTASDVRAAFGKNGGNMGVSGSVAYMFDATAVIGLEGKTADEVLEILMEADVDVRDIIEEDESVIVYAEPEQFHAVQEAFKNVGITEFTVAELTMLAQNEVTLPEDAQAKFEKMIDVLEDLEDVQRIYHNVDLGE
- a CDS encoding GTP cyclohydrolase II, coding for MKQGLDTKVLSVLEDKIQLIRTEKGAIYLVGPIKLPVNLYGETVEFKWYCWLNCDEVTEDFERIIDKLSSSNLAEFQQSSVLVYGDFEYSAEAIIRMHSICHTGDIFGSKRCDCGYQLKQSMKMIQEHGTGALFYLANHEGRGIGLFSKAMAYVLQENGYDTVEANEGLGFVDDSRNYSDAIQVLKAIRQKPVTLMTNNPKKLNALKEAGLEVSGRQPLWGDVSEYNEKYLQTKIKKSGHLEEEVDEGTCPND